CCGCTCGGCCACCGCCGCGCAGTGCGACCGGTGGCCGGGCGCCGTCTCCTCGCCGTACACCAGCAGGCGGGCTCCGGGCAGCTCGGCGCGGACCCGGGCGAAGGCGTGCAGCGCCGACTCCGGGTCACGGCCCGGCTCCAGGGCGCCCGCCCACACCAGGGTCGGCGTGGCCGGCTCCGGACCGGCGGCCGGGCGGTCCACCGCGGGCGTCCCCTCGTACACCACCCGGGTGCGCGCCGGGTCGGCCCCGCAGCGCAGCTGCCACTGCTGGTCGTGGGCGCTGCCGGGGGTCAGCACGGCGGCCTGCCGGTAGGTCTCCTCGGTGAGCGCCCGGAAGAAGGACAGCAGCAGCGCCCGTACCGGCCACCGGTACGGCGCGTGACTCCCGGCCCAGCCACCGAGGTACTGCTCGCGCAGGTGCAGGCGGTGCTCGGTGACCACGAACGGCACTCCGTGCACGTGCCGGGCCACCAGGGCGGGCAGCGCGGCGAGACCGCCGCCGACCACGTGGCACAGGTCGGCCGCGCCGAGCCCGCCGGGCCCGGTGCCGTACCAGGGCGCGGCCAGCGGCCGCAGGCACTGCTCCAGCAGCTCGGCCGCGACCAGCACGTCGCGCACCAGCGGCTGCCCGGCCGAGGTGTCCGCGCCGGGCAGCCGCCAGGCCCGCTCCAGGATCCGGCGGGCGTGCCCGGAGGCCAGGAAGGCGGGCAGCCTGCCGTCCTCCCGGGCGAGCAGCGCCAGCCGGTACAGCCCGGGCCCGAAGCCGGCCCGCTCCGCGGGCAGCACCAGCGCCCGCACCAGGTGTTCGTACGCCGCGGCGTACTGGCGTCTGCGCAGCGCTCCCTGCGCCCGCCCGCCCGGCCGGCGCCCCCACGGCGCCAGGGCCTGTCCGGCGGCGCCGGGGCCCTGCGGGCCGGTCAGCGGATACCGCTCGAACTCGTGCTCCGGCAGGCCCGCGGCCAGCCGGTCGCACCAGCCTCCGGTGCCACGCTGGGGATGCGCAGGGGCACCCTCGGTGAGCAGGGCAACGCGCACGGGAGACCTCCAGGGCAGAGCGGATTCGCGGGCGGATCACGGGACGGATCGACGGACGGGCCGGGCGGCCCGGGCAGCGGCCGGGGGAGCCCCCGCACGACGGCGGGGACGGCCGGACGGCCGGGGCCGCGCCACCGGACCACCGCCCGGGCGCCCGCCCGCTCCGGCGGTCGGGCCCGATCCGCCGGGACCTCCGGCCGCGGCCGTCCTCCGGTTCCTCCGGCGGCCGCGTCGCCCCCACACCTGTTCGGTCCGACAGCAGAAAGGTAGGACCGGCCCCGGGCAATCCATCGGTCACATGCCTGGCTGCCACCTGAACGAGTGAAACCCCGTGACCTCGGCCCGAACCGGGCCGTTACCGGGCGGTATACGGGGCCGCCCGCGGTATGCGCCTCCGGTACGCCTCCGGGTACGCCTCCTGATGCTCCTCCGGTGCGTGATCAGCCCGCCGTGTGCGCGATCAGCTCCCGGACGGCCCGGGCGACCTGGTCGGGGTGCTCCATCATCGCCACGTGCCCCGACTCCGGCAGCACCAGCAGCCGGGCGTCCGCGAAGGCGGCGCAGGCCCGGCGGGCCGAGCGGTAGCCGACCAGCTTGTCGCGCAGCCCGTACACCAGCAGCACCGGCGCCGTCACCGCCTCGGCCTGCCGCCACAGCGCCTGGTCGCCGCGCTCGGTGTACGCCGAAACGATGCCGCGGGCCGATCCGACCAGCGCCTGCATCGCGTGCGGCACCTCCAGCCGGCGCCGGTACTCGGCGACGGCCTCGGCCCGGGCGGTCGGGGTCAGGCTGCCCGGGTCGCCGTAGACCAGCCGCAGCAGGTCCTCGGTGGCCGCCTCGGCGTCGCGCCCGTTCGCGGACAGCCGGCGCAGCAGCGCGGGCACCCCGGGCACCGCGAGCAGTCCGGTCGGCCAGGCGGAGCGCTGCGGGGGCAGCTCGGGCAGGGCGGGCGAGACCAGGGTGAGGCTGCGCACCAGGTCCGGGCGGAGCGCGGCCAGCCGGACGGCGACCGCGCCGCCGAGGGAGTTGCCGAACAGGTGGACCGGGCCGCGGCCGGAGGCCTCCAGGTAGCCGATCACGGCCCGGACGTGGCCGGAGACGGTGAGGTTGCCGTCGGTGGGCGGGTGCGAGCGTCCGAAGCCGGGCAGGTCCACGGCCTCGCCGTCGACGAGTCCGGAGAGCCGGTCCATCAGGGCCGTCCAGTTGGCCGCCGAGCCGCCGAGGCCGTGCACGAAGAGGCCCGGCTCGCGCCCGTCCGCGGGGCCCTCCGGGGCCGGCCGGTGCACCGCGAGGACCGCCCCGGGGACCTCGACCGTACGTACCTGCTGCTCAGCGCTGCTCATGGTGGACGATGGTAGTGAGCCCGGCCCAGGGAGGCCCGGGGAGGTCCGCTCGTCCCGTCCCTCGTCACACCACTGCCGAGGCCGAGGTCAGCGCCGTATTGTGGGCTCCTGACAACCAGGCCGACCAGCTTTACTCGCCTTCGCCGAACGCGGGCGTGGTTACCGAAAAGTAGAATCGGCCATCTTGCCAGCCCCGAACAGACCCGAAGTGAGGAGCGCCGTGACGGCCATCCAGGAGGCGCAGGAGCGCCCGCGCGGTGCCCGCCTGCCGCGAAGCGCCCGCCGTGAACAACTGCTCGGTGCCGCCCAGGAGGTGTTCGTCGCGCACGGCTACCACGCGGCCGCCATGGACGACATCGCCGACCGTGCCGGGGTGAGCAAGCCGGTGCTCTACCAGCACTTCCCCGGGAAGCTGGAGCTCTACCTGGCGCTGCTGGACAAGCACTGCGACGCCCTGGTCGAGTCGACCCGCGAGGCGCTGTCGACGACCAGCGACAACAAGCAGCGGGTGGCCAACACCATGGAGGCGTACTTCAACTACGTCTCCAGCGAGTCGGGCGCCTTCCGGCTGGTCTTCGAGTCGGACCTGACCAACGAGCCCGCCGTGCGCGAGCGGGTCGAGCGGGCCTCCGAGGCGAGCGCGACGCTGGTCAGCAAGGTGATCCAGGAGGACACCGACCTGCCCGAGGCGGAGTCCAAGCTGCTCGCCGCCGGGGTCTGCGGCCTGGCCCAGATCACCGCCCGGTACTGGCTCTCGCAGGGTCTGGAGATCCCGCGCGACGAGGCGGTGCGGCTGGTCGCCAGCCTGTCCTGGCGCGGTCTGAAGGGCTTCCCGATGCACCCGGGCGAGCACCCCGGTGAGGCCGCCCACCAGGGGTGATCCCCCGATCTTCGCCTGGCCGGTGATCCGGTGCTCTATGGTGAAGCCGTACGGCGCGGTCGCCGCGAACGCTTGTCCCAGGCGGTTCGGTGCCCGTGCGTGGAGGCTGCAACCCCGGAGGGACGGAAGCCGTGGAGGTCAAGATCGGCGTGCAGAACGCGCCGCGCGAGATCGTGATCGAGAGCTCGCAGACTGCCGATGAGGTCCAGAGCGCGGTCGCGAAGGCGGTGGAGGGCTCGGAGAAGCTCTTCACGCTGACCGACGAGCACGGCCGCCGCGTCATCGTCCCGGCCGAGCGCCTGGCGTACGTGGAGATCGGCGAGCCGGCCGTTCGCAAGGTCGGCTTCGGCACCCTCTGAGGCGCCCGGTCGTTCCGGTGCCCCGTTCCCGTCAGGGAGCGGGGCACCGCTGCGTGTACGGCCGGGTCGGCCGGGGTACGGCGAGGGGTGCGGCGCCGGTGCCGCAAGCCCGTCCCCGGGAGGCACTCTTGCTGGTCGAGTCGATCGCCTTCGCCCTCGTCGGCCTGGTCACGGCCGGGGCCGCACTGCTGGCCCTGCCCTCGTACTTCCGGGCAGCCCGCGCGCTGACCGTGGGCACCGCGCTCGGGGCGGCACTGGCGGGCGGGGTGATCGCGCACTTCTGCCTGGACGGGCGGTACCCGGCGGTGTCGGTCGCGGCCGCGGCGCTGGCCTCGGGCGTGCTCACCTCGCTGCTGGCCCGGCCGGACCTCGCGGCCGGCCGCGCCCCGGCGCACCGGCACCACCCGCACCGGGCCGGCGCCCACCGCGCACCGCGGCGGCACCGGCCGGCGTAGGGCCTCAGCTGGCCAGGCCCAGGGCGGCCATCCGCTTGGTGTGCGCCTCGGTGATGCGGTTGAACATCTTGCCGACCTCGACCAGGTCGAAGCCCTGCACCTGCACGCCGCCGACCAGCATGTTCGACAGCGCGTCCCGCTCGGCGACGACCCGCTGGGCCTGGCTGAGCGCCTCGCCCATCAGCCGCCGGCCCCACAGCGCGAGCCGGCCGCCGGCCCGCGGGTCGGCCTCGATCGCCTCGCGCACCTTGTCGACGGCGAACTGGGCGTGGCCGGTGTCGGACATGACGCCGAGGACCAGGTCGCGGGTGTCGTCGTCCAGCCGGACGGCCACCTCGCGGTAGAAGTCGGTCGCGATGGCGTCGCCGACGTAGGCCTTGACCAGGCCCTCCAGCCAGTCCGAGGGCGCCGTCATCCGGTGGAACAGCTCCAGCGGCTCGACGAAGGGGCGCATCGCCTCCTGCGGGTCGGCGCCGATCTCGGCGAGCCGGTCGTGCAGCCGCTGGTAGTGCTGGAACTCGGCGGAGGCCATCCGGGCCAGGGCCGCCTTGTCGGCGAGGTCGGGCGCCAGCTTGGCGTCCTCGGCGAGCCGCTCGAAGGCGCTCAGCTCGCCGTACGCGAGCGCACCGAGCAGATCCAGCACCGCCGCCCGGTAACCGGGGTCGGCCGAGCACGCGGCCCAGTCGCCGATCGAGCCGGCCGCGTCCTGCGTCTCACCATGGGTCTCCATGGCCCGCCAGCTTAGTCCCGTGCACCCCGCTCCCCCACCACCTGCCGCACCCGGGTGACCTGCCGAATCGCCTGCTCGGGCACCCGTCGCCAGGGGCGATGTCAGACGCGTCACGTGTTCGAGTCGTCGCCTGACTGTATGGTGGTACGGAGCCCCGTCGTGCTTGCACGGTGTCACCGCCGTCTCGGTACCCCGCGCAAGCCCGCTCCCAAGCGGCACCGTCCAGCCGGACGACTCCGCACCGGAGGCACGGGGACTCACGTACGCGGATGCCCGGTCGGAGAGCCGATCGGCTCCGACCATGGCTTGGACTTCAAGCCTTGGCACCGCATCAGTGGCCGAGCGAGGGCCGCCGAGACCACGCCCCATGGCGGAGGTCCCGCGCAGGTCCCTCAAGGGAATCCTCCCCGACGCCGCCGGCGACGCGCCCCGCATCAGGGCAGCGCGCACCGGCCGGCCGCAGGGACCGGCGCGGTTGTGCGTCCGCGCAGCTGTCATCAGGGCCGCCCAGGCCCGTACGCAGCCGCGCGGCTGCCCGCCCGCCGCTCGCTCTCGGCCCCTCCACACGGAAGAGGCAGCACCCTGTCCACCACCGCTGAACCCATCAAGACGACCTTCCGGGACCTCGGGATCCTCCCGGAGACCGCCGAGGCCCTGGAGGCCGTCGGCATCGTCCATCCCTTCCCCATCCAGGAGATGACCCTCCCGGTCGCGCTGACCGGCCACGACGTCATCGGCCAGGCCAAGACCGGCACCGGCAAGACCCTCGGCTTCGGCCTCCCGCTGATCGAGCGGGCCATCGTGCGCGCCGACGTGGACGCCGGCCGGGCCACCGAGGAGCAGCTCTCCGACTTCCCGCAGGCGCTGATCGTCGTCCCGACCCGCGAGCTCTGCACCCAGGTCACCAACGACCTGCAGACCGCCGGCAAGGTGCGCAACGTGCGCGTCCTCGCCGTCTACGGCGGCCGGGCGTACGAGCCGCAGGTCGAGGCGCTCACCAAGGGCGTCGACATCGTGGTCGGCACCCCAGGCCGACTGCTCGACCTGGCCGGGCAGAAGAAGCTGAACCTGTCCAAGGTCCGCGCGCTGGTCCTGGACGAGGCCGACGAGATGCTCGACCTGGGCTTCCTGCCCGACGTCGAGAAGATCATCACCATGCTGCCGGTCAAGCGGCAGACCCTGCTGTTCTCGGCCACCATGCCGGGCCAGGTGATCAGCCTCGCCCGCCGGTACATGAGCCAGCCGACCCACATCCGGGCCACCGCCCCGGACGACACCGGCGCCACCGTCGCCAACACCGAGCAGCACATCTTCCGCGCCCACTCGCTGGACAAGGTCGAGATGGTCTCGCGCATCCTGCAGGCCGAGGGCCGTGGGCTGGCGATGATCTTCTGCCGCACCAAGCGCACCGCCGCCGACGTCTCCGACCAGCTGACCCAGCGCGGCTTCGCGGCCGGCGCCGTCCACGGCGACCTCGGCCAGGGCGCTCGCGAGCAGGCCCTGCGGGCCTTCCGCAACGGCAAGGTCGACGTGCTGGTCTGCACCGACGTGGCCGCCCGCGGCATCGACGTCGAGGGCGTCACGCACGTCATCAACTACCAGTGCCCCGAGGACGAGAAGACCTACCTGCACCGGATCGGCCGCACCGGCCGGGCCGGCGCCTCCGGCACCGCCGTCACCCTGGTCGACTGGGACGACATCCCGCGCTGGCAGCTGATCAACAAGGCGCTGGACCTGTCGTTCAACGACCCGGAGGAGACCTACTCCACCTCGCCGCACCTGTACGAGCTGCTGAAGATCGCGCCGGGCACCAAGGGTGTCCTGCCGCGCTCGGAGCGGACCCGGGCGGGCCTCGGCGCGGAGGAGGTCGAGGACCTCGGCGAGACCGGCGGCCGCGGTGGCCGTGCCGGTCGCGGTCGCGGCCCGAAGGACGGCTCCGGCCGCCCGGGTGCCGCCGCCCCGGCCGAGACCGAGGAGCAGAAGCCGCGCCGCACCCGTGAGCGTCGCCGCACCCGTGGGGGCGCGTCGGTCGGCGAGGGCGAGGCCGCTGCCGTGACGGGGGCCGCCGTGGCGGCTCCGGCCGTCGAGGGCACCGAGGGCGAGGCCGCGCCGCGCCGTCGCCGTCGCCGCTCGCGCGGCGGCGCTGCGGGCGAGACCGCGGCCGCGGCCGCGGTCGAGGCTGCTCCGGTCGTCGAGGCCGCCGAGGCGATCGTCGCGGCGGCTGTCGTCGCCGAGGCCGTCGTCGCGCAGGCTCCGGCGGAGGAGAAGCCGGCCGCCCGGACCCGCACCCGGACGCGCAAGCCGAAGGCGGAGGCCGTGGAGACGGTCGAGGCCGTCGAGGCTGTCGCGGCCGTCGAGGTCGCCGCCACCGAGGCGCCGGCCAAGAAGCGCGCCACCCGGGCCCGCAAGCCGAAGGCCGAGGCCGTGGCCGTGGAGACGGTCGAGGCCGTCGAGGTCGCCGCCACCGAGGCGCCGGCCAAGAAGCGCGCCACCCGGGCCCGCAAGCCGAAGGCCGAGGTCGTCGAGACGGTCGAGGCCGCGGCCGCCGAGGCCCCGGCCGAGAAGAAGCCGGCCACCCGGACCCGCACCCGCAAGGCCGCCGCCACCGCGGAGACCGCCCCGGAGGCCCCGGCTGCCGAGGCCGCCGCGGAGGTGCCGGCCCCGCGCAAGCGCACCCGGGCCCGCAAGGCCGCCGCCACTCCGGAGGCCACCCCGGAGAGCTGACCCTTCCGGTCTCCCCCGAGGGGGCGAGCCAGGCCACCCGGCCCGGCCCGCCCCCTCGGGCGTTCCCGCCACCGCCACCAGGGACGGCAGGCCCTAGGCTCGGAGGCGTCCGACGAGTCGCGGGTCGCAGCAGAGCAGGGAGAAAAGCCCATGAGCACGCCGCCGTTTGTGAGGTTGCCCGGGTGTGCGCGGGCCGAGCGGGTGGTGACCGGGCGCGGGGAGTTCGCGGCGCTGCGGGCGGAGCCGGACGGGCCGGTGCGCGGGTCGGCGCTGCTGGTGCCGGGGTTCACGGGCAGCAAGGAGGACTTCATCGGACTGCTGGAGCCGCTGGCGGCGGCCGGGTACCGGGTGACGGCCGTGGACCAGCGCGGCCAGTACGAGACCGGCGGGCCGGACGATCCGGAGGCCTACACCGTCGGGGCGCTGGGTGCGGACGTCCGGGCGCTCACCGAGGTGCTGGCGGCGGACGGCGGGCCGCTGCACCTGCTGGGGCACTCCTTCGGCGGCCAGGTGGTGCGCGAGGCGGTGATCGCCGCCGCCGCGCAGGGCCCGTTGCCGTGGCGGTCGCTGACCCTGGTGTCCACCGGGCCGGGAGCCATCGACCCGGCCGAGGCGGCCCGCACCAAGCTGCTGCTGGACGCCCTGCAGGTGCTGGGCCTGGAGGAGATCTGGCAGGTCATGCGGCAGATGGAGGCGGACAGCGGGCAGCCGCGGCCGCGCCTGGACCCGGCCGTCGCCGCGTTCCTGCACCGCCGCTGGGTGGCCGGGGTGCCGCGGGCGCTGTCGGTCACCGGCGGCCACCTGATCGCGGCGCCGGACCGCGTGGACGAGCTGGCCGCCGCCACTGCCGGGCTGCCGGTGCTGGTGCTGTCCGGGGTGCGGGACTACGCCTGGCCCGTCCCGGAGCAGACCGCGATGGCCGAGCGGCTGGGCGCCCGCCGGGTGGTGGTCGCGGACGCCGGCCACTCCCCCAACGCCGAGAAGCCGGCCGAGACCGCCGCGGCGCTGGCCGCGTTCTGGGCCTGATCGGCCCCCGCCGCACGCCCTCCCGGGAGTGGTCTGCACCACTTCTCGAACTTCGACCGGCTTCAACACAGGACAAAATTCGTTAGTTACGGTAATCTTTGATTCTGTCCGGGAATCATCGCCGGCCGCTGCGCCGACGCGCACCACCCGAAACCTGACCTTCACGGACGGGCAACGGCCCGGTAGCACCGCCACGACACCGTGGTTCACGAGGCACTGGACGCACCAGGCAAGCAGGGGGAGCCCTTGCCGCAGCAGAGCGCCGCACGTACGCCCCGCCCGGCCCGGCCGATCCGCCGGACCCGCAAGAACCCGAAAGGGCTGATACCGACTCAGCCGCAATCGCCCCGCCCCGCGGGGACAGGAAGGGAGACGCCCATGACGAAGACCATGCGCTTCGAGATCGTCCGACTGGACGACGTCAACGGCTCCGCCACCGACCGCGTGATCGCGGACGCCGCCACCGTGCGCGAGCACGTCCAGGCCGCCGCCCGCACCGGCGAACGCCTGCTCATCCGCCCGTGCCCGACCGTCTGACCCCGCGCGGCCGCTCCGACCGGGAGCCCTCACCCGCCGCCGACGAGCCGGGATCGTCCGATCCGGACGTTCCGATACCAGACTGACGCCCCGTCACCGCGATCGCCGATGACGGGGCGTCAGTGCGTCCGCCCCCGGGCGGCCGCGTCCGGCCCCGGGCCCCGGACGTTTGCCGCCGCCCGCCACGGGACATCCCCCAACGGGAAACGTCCGCGCCGCGCCCACCCAACACCGGCCGGGCGTCCGCCACCGACAGGTGCCGCCGAGCCCTCCGTACGGGTGATCGTCCTTGACGCGGCGGTCCGGAGGGAGGAGCGTTGTCGGCTATGAGGGGCGAGCCCAGCTGCCCGAGGTGCGCCGGTCGGGTCCGCGCCCCCGGTCTGTTCTCAGACACCTGGCAGTGCGACCGGCACGGAGCAGTGCACCCGATGCAGCCCGTCCTGCCCCCGAGTGTCGAGGCCCTGGGTGTCGCCGTCGCCCGCTCGCAGGTCCCCGTCTGGATGCCCTGGCCGCTCCCGGTCGGCTGGCTCTACACCGGCATCGCCCACGTCGGCGACGACGTCTCCGGCGCCCGGGCCACCGCCGTCGCCTGCTCCGGCCCGGCGCCGCTCGGCGGCTTCGGCGAGCTGGTGCTCGTCGCCGAGGAGCTGGGCGTCGGGCTCGGCGCCCGCTACGCCGGCCTCCCCGGGC
The genomic region above belongs to Streptomyces sp. 1331.2 and contains:
- a CDS encoding glycosyltransferase, with protein sequence MRVALLTEGAPAHPQRGTGGWCDRLAAGLPEHEFERYPLTGPQGPGAAGQALAPWGRRPGGRAQGALRRRQYAAAYEHLVRALVLPAERAGFGPGLYRLALLAREDGRLPAFLASGHARRILERAWRLPGADTSAGQPLVRDVLVAAELLEQCLRPLAAPWYGTGPGGLGAADLCHVVGGGLAALPALVARHVHGVPFVVTEHRLHLREQYLGGWAGSHAPYRWPVRALLLSFFRALTEETYRQAAVLTPGSAHDQQWQLRCGADPARTRVVYEGTPAVDRPAAGPEPATPTLVWAGALEPGRDPESALHAFARVRAELPGARLLVYGEETAPGHRSHCAAVAERLGVAPAVHFAGRPGELAAVWEAGTVAVFSALSQRGPRLLADAMLSGRAVVSTDVGVAREVVGPTGLLVPARDPRALAGACLALLRDEERRARLGLAGRLRAQERFAIEPVVAAFREIYLELVSQYPAFPGAGGGPLPRPFARPAEYWLTDGPRERRGATPQDADGSDGAREPAALAEAV
- a CDS encoding alpha/beta fold hydrolase; this encodes MSSAEQQVRTVEVPGAVLAVHRPAPEGPADGREPGLFVHGLGGSAANWTALMDRLSGLVDGEAVDLPGFGRSHPPTDGNLTVSGHVRAVIGYLEASGRGPVHLFGNSLGGAVAVRLAALRPDLVRSLTLVSPALPELPPQRSAWPTGLLAVPGVPALLRRLSANGRDAEAATEDLLRLVYGDPGSLTPTARAEAVAEYRRRLEVPHAMQALVGSARGIVSAYTERGDQALWRQAEAVTAPVLLVYGLRDKLVGYRSARRACAAFADARLLVLPESGHVAMMEHPDQVARAVRELIAHTAG
- a CDS encoding TetR/AcrR family transcriptional regulator, producing MTAIQEAQERPRGARLPRSARREQLLGAAQEVFVAHGYHAAAMDDIADRAGVSKPVLYQHFPGKLELYLALLDKHCDALVESTREALSTTSDNKQRVANTMEAYFNYVSSESGAFRLVFESDLTNEPAVRERVERASEASATLVSKVIQEDTDLPEAESKLLAAGVCGLAQITARYWLSQGLEIPRDEAVRLVASLSWRGLKGFPMHPGEHPGEAAHQG
- a CDS encoding DUF3107 domain-containing protein; this translates as MEVKIGVQNAPREIVIESSQTADEVQSAVAKAVEGSEKLFTLTDEHGRRVIVPAERLAYVEIGEPAVRKVGFGTL
- a CDS encoding ferritin-like fold-containing protein, with translation METHGETQDAAGSIGDWAACSADPGYRAAVLDLLGALAYGELSAFERLAEDAKLAPDLADKAALARMASAEFQHYQRLHDRLAEIGADPQEAMRPFVEPLELFHRMTAPSDWLEGLVKAYVGDAIATDFYREVAVRLDDDTRDLVLGVMSDTGHAQFAVDKVREAIEADPRAGGRLALWGRRLMGEALSQAQRVVAERDALSNMLVGGVQVQGFDLVEVGKMFNRITEAHTKRMAALGLAS
- a CDS encoding DEAD/DEAH box helicase codes for the protein MRPRSCHQGRPGPYAAARLPARRSLSAPPHGRGSTLSTTAEPIKTTFRDLGILPETAEALEAVGIVHPFPIQEMTLPVALTGHDVIGQAKTGTGKTLGFGLPLIERAIVRADVDAGRATEEQLSDFPQALIVVPTRELCTQVTNDLQTAGKVRNVRVLAVYGGRAYEPQVEALTKGVDIVVGTPGRLLDLAGQKKLNLSKVRALVLDEADEMLDLGFLPDVEKIITMLPVKRQTLLFSATMPGQVISLARRYMSQPTHIRATAPDDTGATVANTEQHIFRAHSLDKVEMVSRILQAEGRGLAMIFCRTKRTAADVSDQLTQRGFAAGAVHGDLGQGAREQALRAFRNGKVDVLVCTDVAARGIDVEGVTHVINYQCPEDEKTYLHRIGRTGRAGASGTAVTLVDWDDIPRWQLINKALDLSFNDPEETYSTSPHLYELLKIAPGTKGVLPRSERTRAGLGAEEVEDLGETGGRGGRAGRGRGPKDGSGRPGAAAPAETEEQKPRRTRERRRTRGGASVGEGEAAAVTGAAVAAPAVEGTEGEAAPRRRRRRSRGGAAGETAAAAAVEAAPVVEAAEAIVAAAVVAEAVVAQAPAEEKPAARTRTRTRKPKAEAVETVEAVEAVAAVEVAATEAPAKKRATRARKPKAEAVAVETVEAVEVAATEAPAKKRATRARKPKAEVVETVEAAAAEAPAEKKPATRTRTRKAAATAETAPEAPAAEAAAEVPAPRKRTRARKAAATPEATPES
- a CDS encoding alpha/beta fold hydrolase — protein: MSTPPFVRLPGCARAERVVTGRGEFAALRAEPDGPVRGSALLVPGFTGSKEDFIGLLEPLAAAGYRVTAVDQRGQYETGGPDDPEAYTVGALGADVRALTEVLAADGGPLHLLGHSFGGQVVREAVIAAAAQGPLPWRSLTLVSTGPGAIDPAEAARTKLLLDALQVLGLEEIWQVMRQMEADSGQPRPRLDPAVAAFLHRRWVAGVPRALSVTGGHLIAAPDRVDELAAATAGLPVLVLSGVRDYAWPVPEQTAMAERLGARRVVVADAGHSPNAEKPAETAAALAAFWA
- a CDS encoding DUF6758 family protein, with translation MRGEPSCPRCAGRVRAPGLFSDTWQCDRHGAVHPMQPVLPPSVEALGVAVARSQVPVWMPWPLPVGWLYTGIAHVGDDVSGARATAVACSGPAPLGGFGELVLVAEELGVGLGARYAGLPGPDPGDSVGLYKPADAKLMAAGRPTPMFHVPDAPADRAVFAGEARGLWLWAIAWPEQSALVMYDELVLTDLREAGAELDLLPCGALSPRLLG